A region of Mycolicibacterium brumae DNA encodes the following proteins:
- a CDS encoding phosphoadenylyl-sulfate reductase has product MALDTTTEDQLREIAARGAAELDGADAEELLRWTDETFGGHTVGERSGYLVASNMQDAVLVEMAAKVRPGVEILFLDTGYHFPETIGTRDAVEAVYDVRVRNVVPERTVAEQDAEFGADLFSRDAAACCRMRKVEPLSKVLGGYTAWVTGIRRVEAPTRANAPLISFDEAFGLVKINPIAAWSDDQMQEYIHTHGILVNPLVDEGYPSIGCAPCTAKPAPGSDPRSGRWAGQTKTECGLHAS; this is encoded by the coding sequence ATGGCACTAGACACCACCACCGAAGACCAATTGCGCGAGATCGCCGCCCGCGGCGCCGCCGAGTTGGACGGCGCGGACGCCGAGGAACTGCTGCGCTGGACCGACGAGACCTTCGGCGGCCACACCGTCGGCGAGCGGTCCGGCTATCTGGTCGCCTCGAACATGCAGGACGCCGTGCTGGTGGAGATGGCCGCCAAGGTCCGCCCCGGCGTGGAGATCCTGTTCCTGGACACCGGCTACCACTTCCCGGAGACCATCGGCACCCGTGATGCGGTGGAAGCCGTCTACGACGTGCGGGTGCGCAATGTCGTCCCGGAACGCACCGTCGCCGAGCAGGACGCCGAATTCGGCGCCGACCTGTTCTCCCGGGACGCCGCGGCCTGCTGCCGGATGCGCAAGGTCGAGCCGCTGTCGAAGGTGCTCGGCGGGTACACCGCCTGGGTGACCGGCATCCGCCGGGTCGAGGCGCCCACCCGCGCCAACGCCCCGCTGATCTCCTTCGACGAGGCGTTCGGGCTGGTGAAGATCAACCCGATCGCGGCCTGGTCGGATGATCAGATGCAGGAGTACATCCACACTCACGGCATCCTGGTGAACCCGCTGGTCGACGAGGGCTATCCGTCGATCGGGTGCGCGCCGTGCACCGCCAAGCCGGCCCCGGGATCGGATCCGCGCAGCGGACGGTGGGCCGGGCAGACCAAGACCGAATGCGGATTGCACGCCTCGTGA
- a CDS encoding nitrite/sulfite reductase, translated as MTETAEKPARPARPARAPRDEGQWALGSTDPLNHNEAFKKEDDALNAHDRVIEIYSKQGFSSIPTDDLRGRFRWLGLYTQRKPGYDGTFTGDDNTDMLEDEHFMLRVRCDGGALTTAALRTMAGISTEFARDSADITDRGNIQYHWIRIEDMPEIWRRLGQVGLGTTEACGDCPRTMLGSPLAGDSLDEVLDASPALREIVRRYVGNPEFSNLPRKFKTAVSGLQDVAHEINDVSFVGVNHPEHGPGLDVWVGGGLSTNPMLAQRLGVWVPLDEVPDVWEAVTSIFRDYGYRRLRSKARLKFLVKDWGPEKFREVMETEYLKRKLIDGPAPEQLAHPVDHVGVQKIRNGLNAVGFSAIAGRVTGTILTQVADLAEAAGSDRVRLTPYQKLIIMDVPDDKLDELVSGMEALGLSSRPSNWRQNLMACTGIEYCKLSFVDTRGRAQGLVPELEGRLADLNAKLDMPVGVHLNGCPNSCARVQVADIGFKGQMVDDGNGPEEGFQVHLGGSLGADSGFGRKLRGHKVLATELVDYIERVTRNYVEQREDGERFAQWAVRADEEALR; from the coding sequence ATGACGGAGACAGCGGAAAAGCCCGCCCGCCCGGCCCGACCCGCCCGGGCCCCCCGCGACGAGGGGCAGTGGGCGCTGGGCAGCACCGACCCGCTGAACCACAACGAGGCGTTCAAGAAGGAAGACGACGCCCTCAACGCCCACGACCGGGTGATCGAGATCTACTCGAAGCAGGGGTTCAGCTCCATCCCGACCGACGACCTGCGCGGCCGGTTCCGCTGGCTGGGCCTCTACACCCAGCGCAAGCCCGGCTACGACGGCACCTTCACCGGCGATGACAACACCGACATGCTCGAGGACGAGCACTTCATGCTGCGGGTCCGTTGCGACGGCGGCGCGCTGACCACCGCCGCGCTGCGCACCATGGCCGGGATCTCCACCGAGTTCGCCCGGGACTCCGCCGACATCACCGACCGCGGCAATATCCAGTACCACTGGATCCGGATCGAGGACATGCCCGAGATCTGGCGCCGGCTGGGTCAGGTCGGCCTGGGCACCACCGAGGCCTGCGGTGACTGCCCGCGCACCATGCTGGGCTCGCCGCTGGCCGGGGATTCCCTCGACGAGGTGCTCGACGCCTCCCCCGCGCTGCGCGAAATCGTCCGCCGCTACGTCGGCAACCCGGAGTTCTCCAACCTGCCGCGCAAGTTCAAGACCGCGGTGTCGGGGCTGCAGGATGTCGCGCACGAGATCAACGACGTCTCGTTCGTCGGCGTCAACCACCCCGAGCACGGCCCCGGCCTGGACGTCTGGGTCGGTGGCGGGCTGTCCACCAACCCGATGCTGGCCCAGCGTCTCGGCGTCTGGGTGCCCCTGGATGAGGTGCCCGACGTCTGGGAGGCCGTGACGTCGATCTTCCGCGACTACGGCTACCGGCGGCTGCGGTCCAAGGCGCGGCTGAAGTTCCTGGTCAAGGACTGGGGGCCGGAAAAATTCCGCGAGGTGATGGAGACCGAGTACCTCAAGCGGAAGCTGATCGACGGGCCCGCGCCCGAGCAGCTGGCCCATCCCGTCGACCACGTCGGCGTGCAGAAGATCCGCAACGGGCTCAACGCCGTCGGCTTCTCCGCCATCGCCGGCCGCGTCACCGGGACCATCCTGACCCAGGTCGCCGACCTGGCCGAGGCGGCCGGATCCGATCGGGTGCGACTGACCCCGTACCAGAAGCTGATCATCATGGACGTGCCCGACGACAAGCTCGACGAGCTGGTCAGCGGCATGGAGGCCCTCGGATTGTCGTCGCGGCCGTCGAACTGGCGGCAGAACCTGATGGCCTGCACCGGCATCGAGTACTGCAAGCTCAGCTTCGTCGACACCCGTGGCCGCGCCCAGGGTCTGGTGCCGGAACTGGAAGGCCGGCTGGCCGACCTGAACGCGAAGCTGGACATGCCGGTGGGCGTGCACCTCAACGGCTGCCCGAACTCCTGCGCCCGAGTCCAGGTCGCCGACATCGGCTTCAAGGGCCAGATGGTCGACGACGGCAACGGCCCCGAGGAGGGCTTCCAGGTGCACCTGGGTGGCAGCCTCGGCGCGGACAGCGGCTTCGGCCGCAAACTGCGTGGCCACAAGGTGCTGGCCACCGAACTCGTCGACTACATCGAGCGGGTCACCCGCAACTACGTGGAACAACGCGAAGACGGGGAGCGTTTCGCCCAGTGGGCGGTGCGCGCCGACGAAGAAGCGCTTCGCTGA
- the hemW gene encoding radical SAM family heme chaperone HemW: MTAVAVPPLRATPGAPFGLYLHVPFCASRCGYCDFNTYTPAELAGQPGSTVAGWLEALRRELDLAAQTLEAPAVDTVFVGGGTPSLLGADGLAAVLDAVRANFTLAPDAEVTTESNPESTSPAFFADLRAAGYTRVSLGMQSAASHVLRLLDRVHSPGRAPAAALEARDAGFDHVNLDLIYGTPGESDDDLAASVDAVLAAEVDHVSAYALVVEDGTALARRVRRGEMPAVDDDVLAHRYELLDARLSAAGLDWYEVSNWSRPGGQCRHNLGYWNGGQWWGAGPGAHGHLGAVRWWNVKHPNRYADELAAGGLPVAGFEELDDDDRHVEQVLLRIRMRDGLPTALLAPEELRRADDAVDAGLLVRSGENLVLTDRGRLLADAIVRDLLAD, translated from the coding sequence ATGACCGCCGTCGCCGTGCCGCCACTGCGGGCGACGCCCGGCGCCCCGTTCGGCCTCTACCTGCACGTGCCGTTCTGCGCGTCCCGGTGCGGGTACTGCGACTTCAACACCTACACCCCGGCGGAGCTGGCAGGCCAGCCCGGTTCGACCGTGGCGGGTTGGCTCGAAGCGCTGCGCCGGGAGCTCGACCTGGCCGCGCAGACGCTGGAGGCGCCGGCGGTGGACACCGTGTTCGTCGGCGGCGGCACCCCGTCGCTGCTGGGCGCCGACGGGCTGGCCGCGGTGCTGGACGCGGTGCGGGCGAACTTCACCCTGGCCCCTGACGCCGAGGTGACCACCGAATCCAACCCGGAGTCCACCTCGCCGGCCTTCTTCGCCGACCTGCGGGCCGCCGGCTACACCCGGGTGTCGCTGGGCATGCAGTCCGCGGCGTCGCACGTGCTGCGACTGCTGGACCGGGTGCACTCACCGGGCCGGGCGCCGGCCGCGGCGCTGGAAGCCCGCGACGCCGGGTTCGACCACGTCAACCTCGACCTGATCTACGGCACCCCGGGGGAATCCGACGACGACCTGGCCGCCTCGGTCGACGCGGTGCTGGCCGCCGAGGTCGACCACGTCTCCGCCTACGCGCTGGTGGTGGAGGACGGCACCGCGCTGGCCCGGCGGGTCCGGCGCGGCGAGATGCCCGCCGTCGACGACGATGTGCTCGCGCACCGCTACGAGCTGTTGGACGCGCGCCTGTCGGCGGCCGGCCTGGATTGGTACGAGGTGTCCAACTGGAGCCGCCCGGGCGGACAGTGCCGGCACAACCTGGGCTATTGGAACGGTGGCCAGTGGTGGGGCGCGGGGCCCGGCGCGCACGGTCATCTCGGGGCCGTGCGTTGGTGGAACGTCAAGCACCCCAACAGATACGCCGACGAGCTGGCCGCCGGAGGGCTGCCGGTTGCCGGGTTCGAGGAACTCGACGACGACGACCGGCACGTCGAGCAGGTGCTGCTGCGGATCCGGATGCGCGACGGCTTGCCGACCGCGCTGCTGGCGCCCGAGGAGCTACGTCGCGCCGACGACGCTGTCGACGCGGGCCTGCTGGTCCGCAGCGGCGAAAACCTCGTCCTCACCGATCGGGGCCGGCTGCTCGCCGACGCCATCGTCCGGGACCTGCTCGCCGACTGA
- a CDS encoding (2,3-dihydroxybenzoyl)adenylate synthase — MSTNSSPRISAATVTVETEPTSLTTGFAPFPADRAELYRAEGLWAGRPLDTLLSDAAEHWPDRPAVIDCHISHSFAELDALADRTAAALTDRGIRPGDRVLLQLPNSCAFAVTFFGLLRAGAVPVMCLPGHRHAELGHFAAVSGAVALIIPPQASTTGFDYREMAAGLQAEHPGLRQVLTPADLDAPADGSAAARGPVDPAAPALLLVSGGTTGLPKLIPRTHDDYHYNARACAQAYGMTGDDVYLVALPAGHNFPLGCPGLLGSMSVGAPTVFTDDPSPENTFALIDKHRVTVTGLVNALAKMWAQACDWEPVLPRTLRVVQVGGSRMLPEEARFIRQNLSEGMGQIFGMAEGMLNFTRPGDPVDVVEHTQGRPMSPHDELRVVDENGDEVAPGEEGELLVRGPYTLNGYYRADDANARSFTPDGFYRSGDRVRVFAEGPRAGYVEVTGRIKDVIHRGGETVSASDLEEHLLTHPAIGAAAAVALPDEYLGEKICAAVVFAGRTITLAELNEFLDGRGVSAHSRPDTLVPLPTLPKTAVGKVDKKQIVAGLTGGSAGTS, encoded by the coding sequence ATGAGCACCAACTCCAGCCCCCGCATTTCCGCCGCAACGGTGACCGTCGAAACCGAACCGACTTCTCTCACAACCGGTTTCGCCCCGTTCCCGGCCGACCGGGCAGAGCTGTACCGGGCTGAGGGGCTGTGGGCGGGCCGTCCTCTGGACACCCTGCTGTCCGACGCCGCCGAGCACTGGCCGGACCGTCCCGCAGTGATCGATTGTCACATCAGTCACAGTTTCGCGGAGCTGGACGCCCTCGCCGACCGGACGGCCGCCGCGCTGACCGACCGGGGCATCCGGCCCGGCGACCGGGTGCTGCTGCAGTTGCCCAACTCCTGCGCTTTCGCCGTCACGTTCTTCGGCTTGCTGCGCGCCGGGGCGGTCCCGGTGATGTGCCTGCCCGGGCACCGGCACGCGGAGCTGGGCCACTTCGCCGCCGTCAGCGGCGCCGTCGCGCTGATCATCCCACCCCAGGCCAGCACCACCGGGTTCGACTACCGGGAGATGGCCGCCGGCCTGCAGGCCGAGCACCCGGGCCTGCGCCAGGTGCTCACCCCCGCCGATCTGGACGCCCCGGCCGACGGTTCCGCCGCGGCCCGAGGACCCGTCGACCCCGCGGCGCCGGCCCTGCTGCTGGTCTCCGGCGGCACCACCGGACTGCCCAAGCTGATCCCCCGCACCCACGACGACTACCACTACAACGCGCGGGCCTGCGCGCAGGCGTACGGCATGACCGGCGACGACGTGTATCTCGTCGCGCTGCCGGCCGGCCACAACTTCCCGCTCGGCTGCCCGGGCCTGCTGGGCTCGATGAGCGTCGGCGCGCCCACCGTGTTCACCGACGACCCCAGCCCGGAGAACACGTTCGCCCTGATCGACAAGCACCGGGTCACCGTCACCGGGCTGGTCAACGCGCTGGCCAAGATGTGGGCCCAGGCCTGCGATTGGGAGCCGGTGCTGCCGCGCACCCTGCGCGTCGTGCAGGTCGGCGGCTCCCGGATGCTGCCCGAGGAGGCCCGCTTCATCCGGCAGAACCTGTCGGAGGGAATGGGGCAGATCTTCGGGATGGCCGAGGGGATGCTGAACTTCACCCGCCCGGGCGACCCGGTCGACGTCGTGGAGCACACCCAGGGCCGGCCGATGTCCCCGCACGACGAGCTGCGCGTGGTCGATGAGAACGGCGACGAGGTGGCCCCGGGCGAGGAGGGCGAATTGCTGGTCCGCGGGCCGTACACGCTCAACGGCTACTACCGCGCCGACGACGCCAACGCCCGGTCCTTCACCCCGGACGGCTTCTACCGCAGCGGCGACCGGGTGCGGGTGTTCGCCGAGGGCCCGCGCGCCGGCTACGTCGAGGTGACCGGTCGGATCAAGGACGTCATCCACCGCGGCGGGGAGACCGTGTCGGCCTCCGACCTGGAGGAGCATCTGCTCACCCACCCGGCGATCGGCGCGGCCGCGGCTGTCGCGCTGCCCGATGAGTATCTGGGTGAGAAGATCTGCGCCGCAGTGGTGTTCGCCGGGCGCACGATCACGCTCGCCGAGCTGAACGAGTTCCTCGACGGCCGCGGCGTGTCCGCGCACAGCCGCCCGGACACCCTGGTTCCCCTGCCGACGCTGCCGAAGACCGCGGTCGGCAAGGTGGACAAGAAGCAGATCGTCGCCGGACTGACCGGCGGTTCGGCAGGCACGTCATGA
- a CDS encoding thioesterase II family protein, whose product MTAAHHATLKPWVKHFPPSSSPGEPGAATVLFPHAGGAATALRPLATALSTQGADTFVMQYPQRADRLADPAPETLEALADELFAAADWRRAGALRLFGHCMGALVAFEFARRAESQGIPVPEVWVSAGQAPWTVAGSPPAPLADHEVLADMVDLDGTDPRLLADPDFVELLLMAVRADYSAFNNYSCDRNVRIGADVHALGGSDDHRISEDMLRGWEFHTDGAFTCTLFDGGHFYINDHIDTVAELIGRG is encoded by the coding sequence ATGACCGCAGCGCATCACGCCACCCTCAAACCCTGGGTGAAGCATTTCCCGCCATCTTCGAGCCCCGGCGAACCCGGCGCCGCCACCGTGCTGTTCCCGCACGCCGGGGGAGCGGCCACCGCCCTGCGGCCGCTGGCCACGGCGCTGTCCACCCAGGGCGCGGACACCTTCGTCATGCAGTACCCGCAGCGGGCCGACCGGTTGGCCGACCCCGCCCCGGAAACCCTCGAGGCGCTGGCCGACGAACTGTTCGCCGCCGCCGACTGGCGCCGGGCCGGAGCGCTTCGGCTGTTCGGCCACTGCATGGGCGCGCTGGTCGCCTTCGAATTCGCCCGTCGCGCCGAGAGCCAGGGCATCCCGGTGCCGGAAGTGTGGGTGTCGGCGGGCCAGGCGCCCTGGACGGTGGCCGGATCGCCGCCGGCGCCGCTGGCCGATCACGAGGTGCTCGCCGACATGGTGGACCTCGACGGCACCGACCCACGGCTGCTCGCCGACCCGGACTTCGTCGAGCTGCTGCTGATGGCGGTGCGGGCGGACTACTCCGCCTTCAACAACTACAGCTGCGACCGCAACGTCCGGATCGGCGCCGATGTGCACGCCCTCGGCGGCAGCGACGACCACCGGATCTCCGAAGACATGCTGCGCGGCTGGGAGTTCCACACCGACGGCGCGTTCACCTGCACCCTGTTCGACGGCGGCCACTTCTACATCAACGACCACATCGACACCGTGGCGGAGCTGATCGGCCGTGGCTAG
- a CDS encoding non-ribosomal peptide synthetase: MTPTAVRDQVAELLGVDAETLDPDADLIASGLDSIRMMSLSGRWRRQGIDVGFAALSQNPTISAWARLLGDRAPGDSAPSQPSEQRDGADENLDEPFPLAPIQHALWLGRNAEQALGGVAPHLYVEFDSVGSDIAPGLFGARTSPLEPGGDIAPGLFGARTSPLEPGGDIAPGLFGARTSPLEPGGAVDPQRLRVAAAALARRHPMLRVQILPDGLQRITDRSLPVTINDLRELDTATADARLAEIRDRNSHQMLDGEVLQISLSLLPGGRSRLHVDMDMSAADAVSYRNFMADLAALYNGAQLPDLEYTYRQYRAALTAENGVRDADRQWWAERIPTLPEPPAPPLTPASEQTDPRRTVRRWHFFTAEQRESLFTAAQRRGVTPAMAIAGCYAGTLARWSTSEHFLLNLPMFGREPYHRDVDKLVGDFTTSLMLDVDLTDADTPAQRGRVLQESMRASAAHSSYSGLSVLRDLTRLRGVPALAPFVFTSALGLGDLFAGEVTDAFGDCVWHISQGPQVLLDAQATPFDGGLLINWDVREEAFRSGVADAMFADHIAELTRLAADDAAWDTAAGSAVPVGQQAIRDALNSVAPRPSGDRLHDGFFRAAQAQPDATAVIGAGAEWTYRQLREQALAVSATLRRRGVRPGDLVAVVGPKHADQIPALLGVHAAGAAYLPIGADQPTDRAARILVGADVRLVLRCGGEDAAAQPDSSLNIPTLRVCDAIAAGLPEAADTEPVATDPTGLAYVLFTSGSTGEPKGVEVSHDAAMNTVEFINRHFRIGPDDRALALSTLEGDISVLDVFGMLSAGGTIVMVEENQRRDPDAWVDLIQARRITVLHWLSGWLEMLVALNPVGRIATVRVVPTGGDWVRADMVRALRRLAPGVRVAGLGGATETAIHNTICEPGDLPLQWSAVPFGRPLPGNACRVVAADGTDCPDWVPGELWVGGRGVADGYRGRPDLTAEKFVVHDSIRWYRTGDLARYLPNGSLEFIGRADHRVKISGYRVELGEVEGALNRIKAVDGAVAAVVPAAGARAGVRLAALVAVTDPAMTAAQLTRALAGFVPPHMIPDVLVLTDAIPYGVGGKTDRKAAEALLAQEARRADAEPAAGRREPATPLEAALADIFAGALGADAVGPDDDFFHLGGDSVLATALVARVRDWLDTPTVMVADVFAARTAAGLAALLAGREPDPTRLADVAEVYLEVAAMDAGQVSAALEAECR; encoded by the coding sequence ATGACTCCGACCGCGGTGCGCGACCAGGTCGCCGAACTGCTGGGCGTCGACGCTGAGACGCTGGACCCCGACGCCGACCTGATCGCCTCCGGGCTGGACTCCATCCGGATGATGTCGCTGTCGGGCCGGTGGCGCCGGCAGGGCATCGACGTCGGGTTCGCCGCGCTGTCGCAGAACCCGACCATCAGCGCCTGGGCCCGACTGCTGGGGGACCGCGCACCCGGCGACTCGGCGCCCTCGCAACCGTCCGAGCAGCGCGATGGCGCCGATGAGAACCTCGACGAACCGTTCCCGCTGGCGCCGATCCAGCACGCGCTATGGCTGGGACGCAACGCCGAGCAGGCTCTCGGCGGGGTCGCGCCGCACCTCTATGTCGAGTTCGACTCCGTCGGCAGTGACATTGCGCCGGGCCTCTTCGGAGCTCGTACCTCGCCCCTCGAACCCGGCGGTGACATTGCGCCGGGCCTCTTCGGAGCTCGTACCTCGCCCCTCGAACCCGGCGGTGACATTGCGCCGGGCCTCTTCGGAGCTCGTACCTCGCCCCTCGAACCCGGCGGCGCCGTCGACCCGCAGCGGCTGCGGGTCGCAGCGGCCGCGCTGGCGCGGCGCCACCCCATGCTGCGGGTGCAGATCCTGCCCGACGGCCTGCAGCGCATCACCGATCGCAGCCTGCCGGTCACCATCAACGACCTGCGCGAACTGGACACCGCGACGGCCGACGCCCGGCTGGCCGAGATCCGGGACCGCAACTCTCACCAGATGCTCGACGGCGAGGTGCTGCAGATCTCCCTGTCCCTGCTGCCCGGCGGCCGGAGCCGGCTGCACGTCGACATGGACATGTCGGCGGCTGATGCGGTCAGCTACCGCAACTTCATGGCCGACCTGGCCGCGCTCTACAACGGCGCGCAGCTGCCCGACCTCGAATACACCTACCGGCAGTACCGCGCGGCGCTGACGGCCGAGAACGGCGTCCGGGACGCCGACCGGCAGTGGTGGGCCGAGCGCATCCCGACCCTGCCGGAACCACCGGCGCCGCCGCTGACCCCGGCCTCAGAACAAACCGACCCGCGCCGCACCGTCCGGCGCTGGCACTTCTTCACCGCCGAGCAGCGCGAGTCGCTGTTCACCGCCGCCCAGCGGCGCGGCGTCACCCCGGCCATGGCGATCGCCGGCTGCTACGCGGGCACCCTGGCCCGCTGGTCCACCAGCGAGCACTTCCTGCTCAACCTGCCGATGTTCGGCCGCGAGCCGTATCACCGCGACGTCGACAAACTCGTCGGCGACTTCACCACCTCGCTGATGCTCGACGTCGATCTCACCGACGCGGACACCCCCGCCCAGCGCGGCCGGGTGCTGCAGGAGTCCATGCGGGCCTCCGCCGCGCACTCCAGCTATTCGGGCCTGTCGGTGCTGCGCGACCTGACCCGGCTGCGCGGCGTCCCCGCGCTGGCGCCGTTCGTCTTCACCAGCGCCCTCGGCCTCGGCGACCTGTTCGCCGGTGAGGTCACCGACGCGTTCGGCGACTGCGTGTGGCACATCTCGCAGGGGCCGCAGGTGCTGCTCGACGCCCAGGCCACCCCGTTCGACGGCGGGCTGCTGATCAACTGGGACGTGCGCGAGGAGGCGTTCCGCTCCGGCGTGGCCGACGCCATGTTCGCCGACCACATCGCCGAGCTGACCCGGCTCGCCGCCGACGACGCCGCCTGGGACACCGCCGCGGGCTCGGCCGTCCCGGTCGGCCAGCAGGCCATCCGCGACGCGCTCAACAGCGTCGCACCCCGGCCCAGCGGTGATCGATTGCACGACGGGTTCTTCCGGGCGGCCCAGGCCCAGCCGGACGCGACCGCGGTGATCGGCGCCGGCGCCGAATGGACCTACCGGCAGCTGCGCGAGCAGGCGCTGGCGGTCTCGGCGACGCTGCGCCGCCGCGGCGTGCGCCCCGGCGACCTGGTGGCCGTGGTCGGCCCCAAGCATGCCGATCAGATCCCGGCGCTGTTGGGCGTGCACGCCGCAGGCGCGGCGTACCTGCCCATCGGCGCCGACCAGCCCACCGACCGCGCGGCCCGCATCCTGGTCGGCGCCGACGTCCGGCTGGTCCTGCGCTGCGGGGGCGAAGACGCTGCGGCGCAACCGGATTCGAGCCTGAACATTCCGACGCTGCGGGTCTGCGACGCCATCGCGGCCGGCCTGCCCGAGGCAGCCGACACCGAACCGGTGGCGACCGACCCGACCGGGTTGGCCTACGTGCTGTTCACCTCCGGCTCCACCGGTGAGCCCAAGGGCGTCGAGGTCAGCCACGACGCCGCGATGAACACCGTCGAGTTCATCAACCGGCACTTCCGGATCGGGCCGGACGACCGGGCGCTCGCGCTGTCCACGCTGGAAGGCGACATCAGCGTCCTGGACGTGTTCGGCATGCTCAGCGCGGGCGGGACCATCGTGATGGTCGAGGAGAACCAGCGCCGCGACCCCGACGCCTGGGTCGACCTGATCCAGGCGCGCCGAATCACCGTGCTGCACTGGCTGTCCGGCTGGCTGGAGATGCTGGTGGCGCTGAATCCGGTGGGCCGGATCGCGACCGTGCGGGTGGTTCCCACCGGTGGGGACTGGGTGCGCGCCGACATGGTCCGCGCGCTGCGCCGGCTGGCGCCCGGGGTACGGGTCGCCGGACTCGGTGGCGCCACCGAAACCGCCATCCACAACACCATCTGCGAACCCGGGGACCTGCCGCTGCAGTGGTCGGCCGTCCCGTTCGGCCGGCCGCTGCCCGGCAACGCCTGCCGGGTCGTCGCGGCCGACGGAACCGACTGCCCGGACTGGGTTCCCGGCGAACTCTGGGTGGGCGGGCGCGGAGTGGCCGACGGCTACCGCGGCCGACCGGACCTGACCGCGGAGAAGTTTGTGGTTCACGACTCGATTCGCTGGTACCGCACCGGGGACCTGGCGCGCTACCTGCCCAACGGCTCACTGGAGTTCATCGGACGCGCCGACCACCGGGTGAAGATCAGCGGCTACCGGGTCGAACTCGGCGAGGTCGAAGGCGCGCTGAACCGGATCAAGGCCGTCGACGGCGCGGTCGCCGCCGTCGTGCCCGCCGCCGGAGCGCGGGCCGGAGTCCGGCTGGCCGCGCTGGTCGCCGTCACCGATCCGGCCATGACCGCTGCGCAGCTGACCCGCGCGCTCGCGGGATTCGTTCCGCCGCACATGATTCCGGATGTCCTGGTGCTCACCGACGCGATCCCGTACGGCGTCGGCGGAAAGACCGACCGCAAGGCCGCCGAAGCGCTGCTCGCGCAGGAGGCGCGCCGGGCCGACGCCGAACCCGCCGCCGGGCGACGCGAACCCGCCACACCGCTGGAGGCCGCGTTGGCCGACATCTTCGCCGGCGCGCTGGGCGCCGACGCCGTCGGGCCCGACGACGACTTCTTCCACCTCGGCGGCGACTCGGTGCTGGCCACCGCCTTGGTGGCCAGGGTGCGGGACTGGCTGGACACCCCGACCGTGATGGTCGCCGACGTCTTCGCCGCCCGCACCGCGGCCGGACTGGCCGCGCTGCTGGCCGGCCGCGAACCCGATCCGACCCGGCTGGCCGACGTCGCCGAGGTGTACCTGGAGGTCGCCGCCATGGACGCCGGTCAGGTGTCCGCGGCCCTGGAAGCGGAGTGCCGATGA